In the Perca flavescens isolate YP-PL-M2 chromosome 10, PFLA_1.0, whole genome shotgun sequence genome, CATACCAATTTGTTGAAGATATGTTAACCAGTGTGTAAACTAGTACGTGCATTAGCTGACTAATGTCAGTTCTGTCTGAAAATGTACTGACAGACTGGAATCTTACATCGAATCAATGCATCTTACCCAGTCCACACTTAACTCCTCTGGCCTCCTTACAGAGAGCCTTGGCCTGCAACATCCTCTGCTTTGTCACGTCATCCAGGCCTGACTGCATCATCATCTCCTTTTGATGGACACATGTTGCCatgtgaattattattattattattaataaagatTTTTCCAAATTGCAGTTTGTTTTATGATACttctatactactactacttctatactacttttatcatttttcattatttcccACTGCAATTCTGTTTTTACTATGACTTattcattaagtaacaaaaaactacaaaaagtgTCAAATTGCAGCAAAACCACAGTGCATCTTTTACATTCTATAGCTGTCATTCCAGCATCATAGAAACATAATTATATAAGTTTACAGTTAATTTAAGGACCTGGTAGCTTCCACACTTCACACTCCTTACCTGTGTCTCCTGCCTGTATGTATGTCGGGTGTTGGAGCTGGTCTGGATAGTTGAGTTCTTTATCTTGTACTGGAGCTGGGGTGCTTCCACGCTCCACTCAGACTCTCCTCAGCAGAGAAGGAACAGCCTGTATAAAAGTCATCCCAGGATGCCTCGGGTGCTTACCTCACTGGGTTATTTTAGCCGAGTGATAAGAGAGGAtgaggatggatggagggagtgTTAAAGGAGGGGTATAAAAGGGCGATTAGGGGAAGGGGCAAGTATAAAGATTTACATCCTGACCTTGAGCCTCTTTGATAATAAAAATCTGAtcccctcagtgtgtgtgtgtgtgtgtgtgtgtgtgtgtgtgtgtgtgtgtgtgtgtgtgtgtgtgtgtgtaataacagcTGCTGTCCAGACAGTGACACTGAGCTCTCATAGAGGCCAAGCATCCAGCCTCTTCACTGTAGATATATACATAGACCCACAAAAACACTTCACatttctatttctctcttctgtAAAGTACTTAGTAACTACTCTGCCAAATATATCTAGCTGCTTACAAGCACCCCCATGTGTTTCCCGGAAGCTGTTCTAAACTTGATAAGATCACTGCAATCAGGGGTTGTGATTCTGTTTGGGGTCAAAGGTTAAATTCCATTTTTTGATGGTGTGAGATCTTTGacctcttttttctttcacgCTGCTGTGCATTTTGGGATTTCTACATACCAGCAGTGTAAAAGATAGTAATGAGTAACACGTTttggtattttgtttttatttattcctgCTGAGAAACTCCAGTTGTGAATTCTGTATAAACTCACATTGTGTGTTACACTAGTGATGTGATGCCTAGTGATGCCCTTTAACTTTATATTTGGTTGGCCTTTTTGAACTCAAGTTAGTCTTTATcgagcatctttttttttcttctcccccACAAATTGATTCATTGAGCTCAGCAGGAgcctggaggaaaaaaaacattttccttatCCCTGTTGAGATTGGATATCGATTTCGTACCTGCCTGCTCCACAACACCACTATCCCCCCAGTAGGAAGCCTCCCGGCCTATGAGAGAAAGTACGGAGTCATCCTGAGTCACAGAAAATCATCTGCAGACACACAATGGAAGCTGAACAGTTGGTGCCCATTAAGGGTTTATTTAagagtgaaaagagagagaaaaggtaaATCTGCTATATAAAAAGATACCACAGTAGGTTAGTAGGCTCCTTTTAACAAATACAACTTGAGCTTTTGTGTGGCGCTGTATCACTCTGAGCCTTCTTCCAGTTTATTCTTATTACAGTTCATCACAAATGCGGTAATAATGACAGTTATCTATTGACAATTCAGtggttttaaaagtaattttcttGAAAAGGATAATCCGATAATAAAAACGGGACTGGTGTCATCTGTGTTCGAGAGGTGCTTCCGCAGTGTGTTCATGTCACATAGAGAGAGGTGCACAGCCACCAGGTGCTGACAGCTGACACAAGAACAATAGAGGCACATTCAGACTCAAGGGCTTGTGTGATGAGGGCACCTTTAAAACCATTTGCCCCGTTGGCCTTCAGATGAAACCTTATCTGGCTAGCTAGTCCGAGGAAGATCAAAACTCCACAGGTAGTGTTGAGAGCAACAGTATATGGCTTCTTATAGCTTCACGCTGAAAGCCAAATGCATTAAAATTCAGCTTGCAGCACTGAAAAAGTCTTCATTCTGAACTTTTCTTATTCGCTCGCAGGCACCTTTGGGAGGACTGTTGGAAGCCAATCAGTTGGAGAGCTGTGTTGACAGTGCTCAGTTTTAGAGACATAATGTACGGGCTGCTGTGTGAGAGTCTTCACGACTTCATCAAGGAGTCGTACGGAGATGATGTGTGGAAACTGGTCAGAGAAAGAGCAGATGTCAGGTTGCACTCTTTTGTCACCCACCAGGTAGGTCTGAGTTTctgaaatgaatacaataattCTGTATGTTAGCATTGActagtatttataaaatatatttgtgagGAATGAGCTGTCTATGTCAACCTATCACTCACTGTCTGCTTTTGTCTGAAGCTTCATATCCTGATGtcaaaagaaatatttttgatatgtcgaggtctatatgtgtgtgtgtctgcaggtgtATAGTGAGAGTGTGATTCCCCGTATTGCAAAGGCAGCCAGTGGAGTGACAGGCACACCTTACAATGAGCTGATGAACTCATGGGGCGTCTACTTCCTCGGCTTTGTTGGGAAGTACGGCTATGACAGGATCCTCAAGGTGAAAAAAAGATCTCAGAGTTAAAACTGTCAGTACTGTGTTGTCTTTTGGTAGatgggcagcatggtggcccaatggttagcactgtagccttacagcaagaaggttctgtgttcaaatccaggtcgttccagggcctttctgtgtggagtttgcatgttctccccatgtttgcatgggtttcctccgggtgctctggtttcaccccccatcaaaaacatgtactaggttctccagtcagtacccttgatcaaggcactggctcagatctggagttggtccctgggcgctgtcattggctgcccactgctcccttgagggatgggttaaatgcagagaatgaattttgctacatgtacgtgtatgtgacaaataaagtaccttacCTTATGTGTgagaaaatgattaaaataccCAGTGATCTGAGTATCATTAAAACTGCTATTGTGCCAATGAAAGGTTGTGGTTTTtgaattttttcttttcttagtgTCTCATATATCTGATTGTGCCTTATTATTGAAGAAGGAATATGTAACTCATGTACAAATCAGTCAAGAATGGTCACTTGTATGGGCCAAGCTCAGATTTTTCTCCAGGACCACAGACAACATTATTGCTTAGAGTAGTCCTCCCCATGACGAGTAAACTATCAGAAGTGGAGTGCCCCTAGAAAAGTACTGTAATAGACATGCCCTGTCACCCTCTGTCTCTGCCTACAGGTTCTGGGCCGTCATGTACGTGACTTTGTCAATGGCCTTGATAATCTCCATGAGTACCTGCGCTTCAGCTACCCTAAGGTGCAGCCTCCAACCTTCTTTTGTCAGGAGGAGTCAGCCACTGGAGTCACCCTCCACTACAGGTCTGGGTGGTTGGGGGGCGGGTtaaaagaacagaacagaatAGAGCAAACGGAGAGAAAGTTGTGTGAttcatttcctttagactgatATTGCATTTTCTACCTTTGTGTCTGGCAGGAGTAAGCGCAAAGGCTATCTGCACTACGCCATGGGTCAGCTAAGGCAGATGGGGAAACAGTTCTATGACACCGACATCCATGTGGAGGTGCTGTCTGAGCAGATGGTCGGAGACTACTCTCATGTCACcatgaggtacacacacacacacacacacacacacacacacacacagcttttttATACTCAGAGGTGAAAAGTACTTTTACTCATGaactgtagcctacataagtaCAATAATAAGTACTTTACTTGAATATTTCGATTTTAAGCTACTTCTACtaatactccactacattaaagagggaaatattgtaattttaccccactacatttatttggcagctgctgttacttttcagattgatattttacataaaaaaaacaaacaaaaaaacaccaatcTTTTTGGCTTGTGACTCCTTACAATAAAAGCAGTGTCTGGTTGGGCTCCCTTGTCACATTTCAGTTGTAAGTTCCACCAAAGAGACATTTCTCTCAAAACTTCGCCGATGGCTTCATTTATATAACTTTTCAAGGCCTAAAGAgataaattatttaaagaaaattgCAAAGATTAAAGAAACAACCAAAACATCAAAATGTGTGTGGCAGAacgttgttttttcttcttttttacacCATTAATCTGTACTTTAACTAATTTTGAATGCAGTAATTTTATGTGTAACTGAGTATTTTCACTTTGTTGTATTGGTAGGATCgtaatacttcttccaccacagtTTATACTTAACTTTAAACTTTAGAAAACATATTGATCTGTATGTCTGTGCAGGCTGAACTTTGACAACTCAGCCTACCGCTACATCATGaaggaggatgaggaagagCAGGAGATTTTGCCCATCACCTCAGACTTCTTCTTTGAGGTCTTCCCCTTCAACATCGTCTTCAGACAGGTAACTCCTTTTAGTTCAATTCCTAAACTCACCTCATGAATGAAATGAAGCGTTAAACGTATGAACAATCCCTGCAATTCTTGGATTCTTTAGGACATGGTGGTGCATAACGTTGGCTCAGGCCTGGCGACAGTCTTCCCTGATCTGGATGGGAAGAAGATCAATGATGCCTTCTTGCTGGCTCGCCCCCTAGTGGAGTTTACCTGGAACATGGTAAGACAtcactgtatgtatgtttaatttgaatgtttCCAGCCAATTCAGGTCCAACTTTAGCGATATCAACAACAATGTATCAGCTTTTAACAGAGTGCTGATGAGTGCTGAGAATACTGATTTAGTCATCTGTATACAGATCATCTCCCACCCCAACAACCTGTTTGAGATCATGTCCAAGGAGCCTGTGAAGAGAGAAAGGAACCTTCACAATCGAGTCCAGAGTAAGCGTGGGATCCATGCAAACAATCACAGGGGTGTGTGTCTGGTGGGCGAGGACTCGCAGGCTTGTAGACAGATCAATTTCACTGCAGTCAGTTGTGAAAGACACGCTCAATTTAAGGtttattaaataaacacatgtatttattaaattaaataaaaagaggaGGTGTGCAGTAAACAATTGCTGAATTGAAGTTGAGAGTTTAGGAAGTTCAGAGAAATTGAACTGTTTGATGTCTTGATTCAACTTTAATTGATGGAATTTATTGGAACTGATCCCAGCCAGATTTCACGGGTGGAGGGTTTGAACATGAATGTTTACCGCTCTGACAGCTCCCCTGTTTTTCCACAGATTCTGACTATGAAAATGCCAATCGCACTGCTGACGTAGACGTAGAGCTCATGGCTTTCCAGTCCATCATTGGAGATGATTACAAAGGTTCTGTTATCTAAAACGACTACACTTGAGCATACAGACATTGATCTAGCCTGGCTGACAATGAcagaatcaatcaatcaatcaattttatttgtcacatgtaATCATTTAAGGTACAATTCCAGCAAAAATGTAATCCCGCCAGTCTTAGGCAGTGTCCTTCTTTAGGATCCTAGTGGCCTGAGGGTAGACGCTTCTCCTGAGCCTCTCAGTGTTGGCCTTCTTGTATCTGGTACCTTCTACCCGACCTCCACACAGTGAAAATTCTGTTACCCGGGTTTTTATCTTTAATGATTCTCCTAGCCTTTTTTTTGCAACGCCTGGTTTAAATATCCTTTAGGCAGGGTAGGGCAGCGCCTCAGCCAAAACGAACCACTCTCTGCAGGGTCTCGCGGTCGTGTTCGGTGCTGTTTCCGTACCAGGCAGTGACGTTCCCCGTCAGGATGCTCTCGACGGTGCAGGAGTAGAAATTCCTCAGTATTTAAGGGGATACCTGGAATTTCCTCCTCAGCGATCGAGGTGAAACATTCTCTGCCTTGCCTTTCTCACCACTGAGTCAGTATTCTGCGCCCAGGTCAGACCCTCGGTGACGTGGACACCAAGATACTTGAAGTTGTCCACCCTCTCCACCGAGGACCCGTTGATAATAAGGGGGATGTAGTTCCTTCCATGCTTCTTCCCAAAGTCCACTATCAGCTCCTCAGTCTTGCTTACGTTTATGAGTGGGTTAACCCTATTAAAGACACGGACACAGTTAGAATCCAAAAGAATCTCACTTTAAAGgaaaaagtttgacatttttgacatagTCTGACATAAGCTAACGCTAAATAATGGCTAGCTCCAGCTTCATATTGAACATACAGattgagagtggtattgatcttctcatctagctGTTAGCGAGAAAgggaataagcatatttcccaaataGTTGGAACTATTCTAAATTGACCGATAGTAAACTGTAAAATCCATTAGGATGACATTGTTAACACAGTGCAGTTATTATCTACTGCTGATATTTAAAACACCTCTCTCATTGTTTGTCTTGTTGGCATTTAAATCATGCTCCATCCTTTTTAGACGGTAACAGCGCTAATGCGATGGAGAGCTGGGGCGACGGGAGCCGCTGCCTAAAACTAAAAGGACAAATGAGATATATGCCAGAGTGGGAGTCCATCATCTTCCTGGGAACCCCTGTGTAAggccccaccacacacacacacacacacacacacacacacccatagaCAGATCTTTATTAAAACGCTGCAGTTCTAAAGTAAATTATTCTAAAAAGCAGCAAGAGCTAAACTTAATTACGAGGCTGGAAATAAAAGGCTGGGCAGTGAATCAAATCAGGGGCCCATTCTAATAGCACTTACCATGCATGAAATGAgctgctaattagcttgtaATCAGACTGTGCAGCTCTTGTGGGCCTAATGGGAACCCATTTGCAACTGAGAGTGTTTTCTACAGAGTACATTACCAAAACATCTCCCTCCTCTTctcaaacattttgttttgcaagCAAATGCCCTTATGCCTGTATTGAGGAAACTACTGAAACGTTAAATGCCACATCACACTGCTTACATTGTTTATACTGTAGGAAACTAAAAATAACATCTCTCACAATTACTCTTTTAATCGCCTAATTTTTATAGATACTGCTATTGTTATTTTCAAATAGATTCTGTTACCGTTTAGTGCATATTATTAGCACCATCATTGTTGTCATTTGTCCTTCATTTTTCTCTTTAACtgtcttgtctctgtctgtttgtgtttctagGATGGAGAGTCTGAGTGCTATGTTTAGGACCGGCCTGTACATCAATGACCTAAGCATGCACGACTCCAGCAGAGACCTGGTGCTGGCAGGCACGCAGCAGTCAGAGGAGCTGAAGAGAGCTCTCATACAGGTTCACTCTGCCAACGTGCAGCTGCATTTTTTATGTGTGATCAGCTCCCTTGCCACTCTGCATTATGCAAAGTTGCTCTGAAGCCCTTCTTTCAGTCTGGCAGCCCCAGATCACCCACCGCCTGCAGACATGAGGTGAAAGAAATAGATACAAACTTACATTGTGCTTCTGTCTAATTTCACATTGTGAGCGCAGGAGCAAAAGAAGTCCAGTAAGCTGGAGGAGAGCATGAAGATGTTGGACTATGAGATGAAGAAGACTGATGACCTCCTGTACAGAATGATTCCCAAGCCAGTAGCTAAAAGGCTGCGCAAAGGAGAGCCGGCTGTGAACACTTGTGAGGTCAGGATTGTTGATAGTGCcttataggcctactgtatatgcCACTATGATTTAACACCTTAAGTGCCAAACACAACAGAAGCAACAGTTTCAGTGTTTCAACATTTGCTGCTCTCTGAAACAACAGcgtaacattttgggaaatgcaccCATCCACTAGAGACTCTTAAAGCCTGGAAAGATGGGGAAACGGAAATTTAGGACAGAGCCAGACTAAGCTAAGCTGAAGCTGAAATTTGTAGCTGCATATTCATCCTACAGATGAAAGAGACATATATAGACACATCATACTTCTCAACTCTTTGCCATGCACTACTTAAactctggcacacacacacacacacacacacacacacacacacacacacacacacacacacacacacacacacacacacacacacacgcacacttccTTCCTGATGGTGCATAACAGCTTGGTTACAAACCTTGGCCTATGAATGCCTgcctcacctgtgtgtgtgtgtgtgtgtgtgtgtgtgtgtgtgtgtgtgcttatcaGCTCTCTTACCTCTTTTCTCCCAGGTGTTCCCAGATGTGACCATTCTTTTCAGCGATGTTGTGGGATTTACTCGCATTTGCAGCCACATCACTCCAATGCAGGTGGTCTCGATGCTCAacaccatgtacacactgtttgACACGCTCAGCGAGAAGCACCGCGTCTTCAAggtttgtgtgtgattttcCCTCTCTTTAATACACTTTCTCCAGAAGTGCTGCTGTGTGAGAGCTGCTGTTCCTCTTCTCTAGGTTGAGACTATTGGAGATGCCTACATGGTGGTAGCTGGGGCTCCAGAGAAGACAAAGTATCACGCTCACAACATCTGTGACATGGCCCTGGACATGGTGCGCTCAATAGATCACCTGAAAGACCCCTCTAATGGCAACCACATACAGATTCGTGTTGGTGGGTAAAGCGTGTGTggacctgtgtgtttgtgtccgtgTTTGTCTTAGTGACCTAAACTGTTGTTCTTGCAGGGATCCACTCTGGGATGGTGGTGGCAGGTGTGGTGGGACATAAGATGCCACGTTACGGTCTGCACGGTGACACAGTCCACACCGCGTCTGCCATGGAGAGCAATGGAAAGGTAGGGAAgctaagtcaatattttttactgtatatatgaTAACTAAACTAACAGTtttattgtgattttctttgtCTGGTCTTCCTTTATCTCATTCAGGAGATGCACATTCAGCTCAGCAGCGCCACCTACGAGCACCTGAAAGGGAGTcactttatttttgaaaggaGGGGCACCATTACCATCAAGGTTAGGGGTCTAAACTGTTTCCACAGCAACTACACTCATGACGACATTAATTGCATTCACTCAGACACTATGACAACATGTAATTGATATGATTTGCTGTCGAACATGTAATTAACACACAGCGATGATGTGGTTCAGAAATGTGTGAACGTCCCCACATAAAGGTAAATACATGTTATCTGTACATTATACACAAACTACCTTCAACTGAACATTGAGGCTGCAATCTATGTTAATGGAAGATTTGTGTATCAGCAATCAGacataataaacatttctgAATCTTAGAAATACATGGAATAATAATAACTCAGTGTTTTGGCTCTGGGGAGTCAGCACACTTAATATTCAGAGCTGGTAATTGCAGCCTGCTTGTTGATTTGCCAGTCTATTTCATCACTGGGTCTGACTTTGAGGCTGTACATTTAGTGATAATGCCAGCAAAGTGACTCCCAAAGGTTTCTCAGGCAGCTGATTACAGGCGCCAATCTCAAGAAAAGCGTGACAAATGTTTCATCAGGGAATTCTgattttgatgatgatgattctcCCCATTTTACTCCCCTCCATAACAGAAATTGTACCTTCGAGCATATGTCTTTTAATATTTGTGCATACGTCCTTTATGTCCAAACCTAAATCttactttttttccttctctttgtCCATTTTAAGGGGAATGTTGAAATTGAGACCTACTGGCTGAAAGGAAAGAGGGACAAAGACGGAAACGCTCAGGCGGCGTGTCCTCAGTTTGAGAACCAGACCATCAGTAAGGCCAACATCTCAGGCACTGAGGCCACAGGAAATAAGGAGGGACTGGTAAAACATTCAACTAAGACACCCTTGAATGGTTTACACTCTCATTTGCTTCATTACCACCATCATAATCTCTGATTCCCTGAGTCTCCTTCTGTCTTTGCCCCCAGGTTTCCCCACTAGCGTCAGGGCGGGATGAGGATGATGTCAAGTCTACTCGCTCTCATCGTATCAAGATGGACATTTCAGGCCATTCTCTAAAGGGGTCGATGGAGTTGTGCCGTGTGGAGAAGATGTCTGTTCATAAGGTGAGAGGGAATATCTGGTGCAACGCAAAGTTCCACGACCTTTATTGACTTTGATTTAACTACAAACTTCCAATTACTTTCTTTTCATCCATTCCCATCACTATTATTCTCTTCCTATTAGTGCTGTTTTACACTTGCTACAATTGGTGTGACTATAAGGGACTGTTCCTTCCCCAGGCCCACTATAAGGATGCTTTGCAGGACGGCCTCCAGGACCCTCACCTGGGACTGGACTCACCTGAGTCTGACGGCAGAGACTGCATCATGGAGTCTCCTGACAGCTCCTGTGACTCCCGCTGCTCCAAGAGTGCCACATGCTCCGTGTCATGAGCCAAACAGACGCCAGCTGATGCTATAGCCAGTAATTCTTTTGTATTACTGTTTCTAAAGCACTTTTTGTTCAACTCATTAACTATTAGGCCAAATGCCAGATAGGAATGCTGTTTTTGCTGTTATTTTGGCATTCTTGTGGTGATACCATGACAATCTCTTTAGTGACGTATTGTTAGTATACATGGCCTAATATGTAATGCTTGAAATTTCTAGTGGCCTAGAGTGTTGTTATGTTGCAGAGCAAAATCATCATTGCTTAGTTAGCTTTGAtgatacagaaataaatgtgtatttttatttacactttgaTCAGTTTGAGTGGGCAGACACTTCAATTAATACCTCACATCAGTCCGCTCAAAGCAGTTGCCACTAGAACGTTGCTGTGTCACCGCCACGCGGTTCAGCTGGACACAAGCTCAGTAATTTCCTGTTTGTTCTGCTGCACCTTGTGGATTTGACATCTTATTTCATCCTTTCAAGAAATCCCTCTGTATCTCTCCTCCATCCTGCATGTCTGGATTTATTGTTCTATAACAGTCTCCTCAAATACACAGCCACGGCACAATGTAAACGCTTGTCAGTTCAGTGAAAATAAAGCGAAATGCCTGCTGAACCGTGTGTGTCATTTGTTATTGTTTGTCTTGTCACTCAAAGGCCTGGCATTCAAAATTACATTTGAAtttattttgcacttttttaTTGAACACGTTTCTCCATGGTTGTGGCTATACATGgatatgtttttattgtgtgtaCGTGTACTCACATGACATGCATGCACTCCAGCAAGAAAACCAAGGAACTGCTCCTGTTCAATTATCAATCAAATGCAGGAACAAATCAATATCAAATTAATATGAGAGTAAAAGCAATTACTCAAATGTCATGCCTTGGTTTATGGAAGGTATAGTTACTCTCTGCCTTTATGGTGCTGTGACACATCCATACATGTCACTAGAACAAGTAGTGTAACcccaacaaaaatacattgatAGACGGTTAAATATCAGTTATCCTGGTCCGGTGTCCCAGTCACACAACGTTCCCCACCGACTGGTTATCAGAGGAACTGCACTTATAGGTGGCGTCCTCGCGTTCAAGGCTGCATCTCTTGGTCTTGTGCGAGTCTTTAGGCATTGAACCAATGGAGCAATGGAAGCAGAAGGTGTAGAAGAAGGTGAGCAGGAGCAGAAAGCATACAAcacaaaaaatgacaacaatCAGGATGTTGTGCACTTGCATGTGCACCTCCTCCAATGGGAGCCGTGTGGTGGTGGTAGTCAGGAAGCTGGAGCACGTCGGGGTGGCATTGAAACTGGGTGGAGGAGGCTTCATGGAGGGCAG is a window encoding:
- the LOC114562423 gene encoding soluble guanylate cyclase 88E produces the protein MYGLLCESLHDFIKESYGDDVWKLVRERADVRLHSFVTHQVYSESVIPRIAKAASGVTGTPYNELMNSWGVYFLGFVGKYGYDRILKVLGRHVRDFVNGLDNLHEYLRFSYPKVQPPTFFCQEESATGVTLHYRSKRKGYLHYAMGQLRQMGKQFYDTDIHVEVLSEQMVGDYSHVTMRLNFDNSAYRYIMKEDEEEQEILPITSDFFFEVFPFNIVFRQDMVVHNVGSGLATVFPDLDGKKINDAFLLARPLVEFTWNMIISHPNNLFEIMSKEPVKRERNLHNRVQMKILLPGMLSTVQDRCLKLKGQMRYMPEWESIIFLGTPVMESLSAMFRTGLYINDLSMHDSSRDLVLAGTQQSEELKRALIQEQKKSSKLEESMKMLDYEMKKTDDLLYRMIPKPVAKRLRKGEPAVNTCEVFPDVTILFSDVVGFTRICSHITPMQVVSMLNTMYTLFDTLSEKHRVFKVETIGDAYMVVAGAPEKTKYHAHNICDMALDMVRSIDHLKDPSNGNHIQIRVGIHSGMVVAGVVGHKMPRYGLHGDTVHTASAMESNGKEMHIQLSSATYEHLKGSHFIFERRGTITIKGNVEIETYWLKGKRDKDGNAQAACPQFENQTISKANISGTEATGNKEGLVSPLASGRDEDDVKSTRSHRIKMDISGHSLKGSMELCRVEKMSVHKAHYKDALQDGLQDPHLGLDSPESDGRDCIMESPDSSCDSRCSKSATCSVS